The window GGGCGGCCCGCTCGGCCTCCTCGGGGTCGCCCAGGTAGAAGTGCCGGTGCGGACCGATCCGGTCGTCGAGCTCATAGACGAGCGGGATGCCCGTCGGGATGTTGAGCGACGGGATATCCTCGTCCGAGATGTCGTCCAGATGCTTGACGAGCGCCCGGAGACTGTTGCCGTGTGCCACGATCAGCACCCGCTTGCCGCTCAGGATGGCCGGCGCGATGGCTCCGCTCCAACAGGGCAGGAACCGGGCGACCGTGTCCTTGAGGCTCTCGGTGAGAGGAAGCTCCTCCGGGTCAATGCCGTCGTACCGGCGGTCGCTCCCGGGAAACCGCGGGTCGTCCCGCTCGAGGGCCGGCGGCGGGACGTCGTAGCTTCTCCGCCAGACGTGGACCTGTTCCTCGCCGTGCTCGGCGGCCGTCTCGGCCTTGTTGAGCCCCTGGAGCGCACCGTAGTGCCGCTCGTTGAGCCGCCAGTCGCGATGCACAGGCAGCCAGAGGAGGTCGAGCTCATCCAGTACTATCCAGAGCGTCCTGACGGCACGCGTGAGAACCGAGGTCCAGGCCACGTCGAATGTGTAGCCGCCCTCCCGAAGCAGGCGGCCGGCGGTCCGCGCCTCCGAGACGCCGCGCCCGGTCAGGTCGACATCCGTCCAGCCGGTGAAGCGGTTGGTGCTGTTCCACTCGCTCTCGCCGTGTCTGAGCAGGACGAGGGTCCTCGTTCCGCTGTCGGGCGTCGCCTTCATCACCCGCCCTCCTCGTCGGGATGCTCGGGCGTGTCGCCCGCGCACCGCGGTCGCTCGTAGCGTTCATAGTATCCAACGACCGTGCCGGCATCGTCTCGGACGGCCCGCATGTAGATCCGCCGCTCAGGCGACTCGGAGATCAACCGCTCCTCCTCACCGTTTCGGAACGCCTCGAGTGTCTCGACGATCACGGCGTTCGATGCCTCGTTGTGACAGTCGAGAAGTGACGTGCCGAGCAGCTCGGAGCCGCCGGTGTAGTGGGCGAGGGCGGCCCGGTTCATGTACCGCACGACGTGGTCGGTATCGGCGACGAGGACCGGGTCGGTCAGGCTGTCGAGCGCCGCCAGCGCCAGGGCCGCGGCCCCGGGTTCGGGGTTCGGCATGAGGCCTCCCAGTGACGGTGGAGATGTTCTCCTGGGGAACGGACTACGCTACGCGGGAGCGTAGCGCATCGTGGGCGTCGTGGGCAAGCTCATCGAACCGCGCGGCCGCCCGGTAGACGAGAGCGGGGCAGGTGTTCCGGCAGTCGTCCCAGGAATCGCACGCCCCGCAGGCCTCGGGCCGCTCGGACCGGATCCTCTCAAGGAGCGGGGAACTCCTCCAGATCTCCTTCAGACCGTCCCGCGCGTTCCCCAGCTCCTCGTGGAAGAAGCTGCACGGCATGACGGTCCCGTCGGCAGCGACATAGACGGTCTCGCGGCCGCACCCGCAGCGGT of the Candidatus Effluviviaceae Genus V sp. genome contains:
- a CDS encoding PAS domain-containing protein, with amino-acid sequence MPNPEPGAAALALAALDSLTDPVLVADTDHVVRYMNRAALAHYTGGSELLGTSLLDCHNEASNAVIVETLEAFRNGEEERLISESPERRIYMRAVRDDAGTVVGYYERYERPRCAGDTPEHPDEEGG
- the gpmA gene encoding 2,3-diphosphoglycerate-dependent phosphoglycerate mutase, coding for MKATPDSGTRTLVLLRHGESEWNSTNRFTGWTDVDLTGRGVSEARTAGRLLREGGYTFDVAWTSVLTRAVRTLWIVLDELDLLWLPVHRDWRLNERHYGALQGLNKAETAAEHGEEQVHVWRRSYDVPPPALERDDPRFPGSDRRYDGIDPEELPLTESLKDTVARFLPCWSGAIAPAILSGKRVLIVAHGNSLRALVKHLDDISDEDIPSLNIPTGIPLVYELDDRIGPHRHFYLGDPEEAERAARAVSEQGSSGGA